Genomic window (Ignisphaera cupida):
CAGACCAAGAAACCTACTGTTGTTATAGCTATACCTGAACTAGTTGTGTTGATACTTCTGAAAGTAGCTGCAACAAGGTCTTTACATATCTAAGCAATTCTTACCTAATAATTATCAACTTAGTTAATAGCAAAGCAATATAAACATTTTTAAGACAAACTTTAATACCTATACCATCACAACTCTATAGATAAAGTGAAAGAGAGGGTACCCAAAGGCTTGATGAATCTGAGCGTTATGCTGAAAAGCATATTGAGAGGACAAAACTAGTGATCAACTAGTAAAAGACCTAAGCCTCAAGCATTTACTTCTATATCTTACTTAATTATATTAACTCGATTTACGCCTCATAACTAATATGGCTAGCGCTAATAGCAGTGCTCCTCCACTAGCCATTAACATATGTGTAGGTTCTTTCATTAAAGCTCCTAGAGCTACTTCTCTCACAAGTATTATAATTCCCACTTCAAGAAATTCCTCAACACTATGTTTAGCGCTTTCAAAAACTCTTACGAATGTTCTCAAAAGCTCAATTAATATAATAATTGTAAAAAGTTCTGTGAAAACAAGCTGAAGCTCGGTTACAGGAGAGTAGATGTTTATACTAATTAGATCTTTAATTAAAATGGAAAAAGCTACTCCGCATAACACTGCTAATATTACGATTATAAGAGACTCTGAAATTTCCATAAACAATTTGCTAAAACGAGGAATTAGTGAACGAAGTCTACGTGTCCAAGACATTTTTATTCACTATAGGATTTGTTTTAAAGCTTCAAATAAACTGTGTTATAGTTACAGAAATTAAAATTTTATTAATTTATTAAATCAGATTGGATTTGTATATACAAAAAGCATTGAAAGAAATATAAATGCAGCTGAGTTTTCATTAGAAATAATATAGTTGTGATGAAATATTTTTTAGTTCAATAAAGTTATAGCAATTATTTTAATGCATCAATGAAAAGGCTTTATGCAAATGATTTTGCAATTTACTCTATTTAGTTATGTGCAATACTGAATTCTTGATATAGATTTTTAAATCGTGTTTTATTTTTATTTTCATGTTTTGTGTAGCAACATGGCTATTCATTTTCATTGCATTGTTTAGTATGTTGGTGAATTGTATTGGTTTTACCTACTGAGGTTACACTTTTCGTTGCCTCCATTCTACTTGTATTCATATTGGTTTTTCAAAGACTTAACATTGCTTTTGTTATTGGTTTGGCGATGACTCTATTCTCGATACCTATTTTTGGCTTAAGAATTGTTGAAATTGTTAAGGAATCTTTTGATTGGATTCTTCTAAACACTATTGCATCACTTGTTTTGGCAATGTTTTTAGCTGATTTGTATAGATCTACAGGTGTTGGATATAGAATGGCCTCGTCTCTTGAATCTCTAAGCCCAAGAATTGCAGCAGTTTCTGTTCCAGCAGTGATTGGGCTTTTACCAATGCCTGCAGGTGCATATGTATCAGCAACAATTATCGATCCTTTATACACTAAATGCAGTCTTGAATCACATGAAAAAACCTTTTTGAATTACTGGTTTAGACATGTATGGGTTACTGTATGGCCTTTGTACCAAGGCATTATACTAGCTTCTGCTATTGTTGGTATGAGCTTTAGTGAAATAGCTTATCGCAACTGGCCAATATTTTTAAGTGCTGTACTGGGAGGATTGTTTATGTCTAGAAGAATTTTTCAAAAGCTGAGTAATAACTGTGTTGGAGTCAGGGGAAGCAGGGACTATAGGGGCTTGGTGCACCTATGGCCTTTTATAGTAATTGCTGTAACAAGTCTAGCTATTGACATTCCACTTTCTCTGTCACTTGCAATAACAATTGCGCTTTTTATAGCGATTTACAAACCTTCGCTAAAAACCATTGCGAAAAGCCTTAGATATTCACTAGATCCAACTATAAACATTCTCATAATAGAGTCAATGATTTTCAGCAAAGCAATTGAAAAATCAGGATTGGCAAATCAGCTAATGCAATACCTATCTTCTTATATAGACATAGCGGTTTTTTCAATTCCATTTCTAATGGTCGTTGCAACAGGATTTGAATTCACATATGTAACACTTGCATTTCCATCAATTCTACCACTTCTCAAAGACTATAGAATAACAATAGCATTTCTAGGTGGTTTCGCAGGAGCAATGCTTTCACCATCACATGCGTGCTTCGTGCTTTCTGCAAAATTCTTTAAATCTAGTCTTGGCAGCGTCTATAGAAAGCATTTAATTCAAACTACTGCTTTTACAATACTAATAGGAATTGCAATAACATTGCTTATCTTCAAATTTGCTTAAAACTTTACCTCAATACACCGTTTTTAAATAGTTTCATTATAGTGGCAAATGCTTAGATGAGAAATATGAAAAATAGGGAATCAATTATAATGATTGCAATGCTTCTTGTTACAACAGTTGGTTCCTTATCTGTTTTCATCATAGGAACTGTGGCAAAATTTGTCATGGAAGATCTTAAACTGTCTTACAGTTTAATGGGTTTTGCAATATCTATTCAAAGAATTGCGTCAACAATTACAGCATTGTTCATAGGATATGCAATTGACCGTTTGGGGCCTTTGAATGTGCTTTTCATGACCATGACAATATCAGTTTCATCACTATTTCTAACACCTCTGTCTCAAGGACTGGAGTTGTTACTAGCAACACGAGTTGTTGCGGGTGCTGTTTTTCCTGCTTATTGGCCATCATGTACTAAAATAACTTCTTTTGCTATATCAAGAAGGAGAATAGGGTTTGCAACAGCATTATTTGAGTCAGGCTCTGTTGTAGGTGTTGTAATAACTTATTTGCTTATACCAGTTACAAACTCTTGGAGAGAACTATTTGTTATATCAACACTTATTTCTTTAATCTTAGCTTTTGCAGCAATAGCATTACTATCAAAAGAGGTAAAAACTAGCTACAAAGGTTTGCGGCATGGTATAGGAATGGGTTTTGGTGTTAATGCAAAGAGTAGGGAGATTGTTGAAAGAGCTATCATAATCTTTTTTGCTTTTCTACTTGCTTTACAGCCCTGGGCTTTCTATACTTCATGGCTTTCAACATATATTATGGAGAAAACAAGAACAGAAATCAAGGATATTTGGATTCCAATAACAGTTTTTCTACTAATTGGAATGGTTCTTGGAATAGTATCATCAATTTCATCAGATAAAATAGGAGGGTTAAAGGGAAGGAAAATGGTGTTATCAATAACACTAGGAGTAACAGCAATTTCACTCTACATGCTTACTTTATCAACTTCTAACATATTTGTATGGTTCTTTGTTGCAACATCTATCGTGTCATATAGAGCTTTTTTGCCATTGGCATGGGCGATAATAAATGACATTATTCCGCAGAATCTAGCAGGATTTATTAGTAGTGTAAATGCGTTGGCAGGTCAAATATCGATGATGATAACACCGATTATAATGGCATACATAAGAGATGTTATAGGTTCATTCGACATAAGTGTAGCAATATTGGCGCTTTTTGTATTTATTTCAATACCATTGTACTTGTGTTTAAAACCTGTTTCACCAACTAATCGAAATTGTATACTTCAAATAGGTATTTGAAAATCAGAATCTAGATAAAAATATAAGCTTTGCCTGTTCTTAGAATTATTGTTGAGGTTAGAGGTGAGTAAAAGTGGTTAGATTTGAGGCTTTAAGTAAACTAGATGAGTTTAAGGGGTTTCTCGAGGGAGATGCTGTTGATAAGTTTCTAGAATCTTTTGATATAAAGTTTGGTAGTGGTACTTGGGCTGCTGGAGGATTTAGCGATAGGTTTATGGCGAGAGGATATTTTCCAGATCTTCCATCAGATGTGTTGTCTAGAATTGAGAGAATAAGGAAGGCTGGGATTAGAGCATTTGTTCCCATAAATGTTGAGTTCTTTGATGACAAGCTTGAGATTAGGTGGGATCTCGTTGAAAAAGTTGCTGAATATGCTAAAAGAAATAACATGGTTGTAGCAGGTCTTGCAATGGATCTTTCAGGTGTGCCGGAGCTTAAATTGGGCTCTATAACCAATCCTGATTCAGCTCTTAGAAGAAAATCTGTTGAGATACTTGTGAAGAGTATGGATATAGCTAAGAAGCTTGGAGTTGATGTGGTGTCTTTCTGGCCTGGTCAAGATGGGTGGGACTATAGTTTTGAGAGAAACTATGGAAAGCTTCTTTCACTATATGTTAGTGGTTTGAAGGAGCTTGCTTCAGAAGCTTCTTCAAGAGGTTTAATGCTTTGTATTGAAGCTAAGCTTAAAGAGCCTAAGGAAGGAAACATGGTCATGCCGACAACACATGTAGCAATAGCTATTGCTAGAAGAATAAATGATGAGCTTGGTAAAAATGTTGTTGGCATAACCATTGATTATGGCCACGAGCTTATGTATGCTGTTGAACCCGCCTATACAGTGTACCTTGCAAAATACTTTGATGTGCCACTACTATCAATACACATAAACACTGCAAAAACTCATAGCAATGATGAGGATAGGGTTGTGGGAACAGGCGATATATGGCAATTCATAGACTTTCTATATGCAACAATAGAC
Coding sequences:
- a CDS encoding phosphate-starvation-inducible PsiE family protein; amino-acid sequence: MSWTRRLRSLIPRFSKLFMEISESLIIVILAVLCGVAFSILIKDLISINIYSPVTELQLVFTELFTIIILIELLRTFVRVFESAKHSVEEFLEVGIIILVREVALGALMKEPTHMLMASGGALLLALAILVMRRKSS
- a CDS encoding DUF401 family protein, with protein sequence MVLPTEVTLFVASILLVFILVFQRLNIAFVIGLAMTLFSIPIFGLRIVEIVKESFDWILLNTIASLVLAMFLADLYRSTGVGYRMASSLESLSPRIAAVSVPAVIGLLPMPAGAYVSATIIDPLYTKCSLESHEKTFLNYWFRHVWVTVWPLYQGIILASAIVGMSFSEIAYRNWPIFLSAVLGGLFMSRRIFQKLSNNCVGVRGSRDYRGLVHLWPFIVIAVTSLAIDIPLSLSLAITIALFIAIYKPSLKTIAKSLRYSLDPTINILIIESMIFSKAIEKSGLANQLMQYLSSYIDIAVFSIPFLMVVATGFEFTYVTLAFPSILPLLKDYRITIAFLGGFAGAMLSPSHACFVLSAKFFKSSLGSVYRKHLIQTTAFTILIGIAITLLIFKFA
- a CDS encoding sugar phosphate isomerase/epimerase family protein: MVRFEALSKLDEFKGFLEGDAVDKFLESFDIKFGSGTWAAGGFSDRFMARGYFPDLPSDVLSRIERIRKAGIRAFVPINVEFFDDKLEIRWDLVEKVAEYAKRNNMVVAGLAMDLSGVPELKLGSITNPDSALRRKSVEILVKSMDIAKKLGVDVVSFWPGQDGWDYSFERNYGKLLSLYVSGLKELASEASSRGLMLCIEAKLKEPKEGNMVMPTTHVAIAIARRINDELGKNVVGITIDYGHELMYAVEPAYTVYLAKYFDVPLLSIHINTAKTHSNDEDRVVGTGDIWQFIDFLYATIDTGYTGWYILDQFTYRMDPVDGMRLSKEFFANSMKKALEIYRHRDELEKARELGNQAKILDLVKKILYNF
- a CDS encoding MFS transporter → MKNRESIIMIAMLLVTTVGSLSVFIIGTVAKFVMEDLKLSYSLMGFAISIQRIASTITALFIGYAIDRLGPLNVLFMTMTISVSSLFLTPLSQGLELLLATRVVAGAVFPAYWPSCTKITSFAISRRRIGFATALFESGSVVGVVITYLLIPVTNSWRELFVISTLISLILAFAAIALLSKEVKTSYKGLRHGIGMGFGVNAKSREIVERAIIIFFAFLLALQPWAFYTSWLSTYIMEKTRTEIKDIWIPITVFLLIGMVLGIVSSISSDKIGGLKGRKMVLSITLGVTAISLYMLTLSTSNIFVWFFVATSIVSYRAFLPLAWAIINDIIPQNLAGFISSVNALAGQISMMITPIIMAYIRDVIGSFDISVAILALFVFISIPLYLCLKPVSPTNRNCILQIGI